One Bacillus sp. 2205SS5-2 genomic window carries:
- a CDS encoding MBL fold metallo-hydrolase gives MNWERIPLGPLQTNCYFLKNQNRECLIFDPGAEGEKLISLINARKYTPLAILLTHAHFDHIGAVDALRDHYSIPVYLHKKEEKWLGDSSLNGSQFFMMGNEVKINPANVFISEEHSLEIGTFQLNIMRTPGHSPGSISFYSKAEEAVISGDALFQGGIGRTDLPGGNHDVLLKSIHSQLLQLPEDTLVLSGHGPETTIRDEMDSNPFLNGF, from the coding sequence ATGAATTGGGAAAGAATACCACTTGGCCCGTTGCAAACAAATTGTTATTTCTTGAAGAACCAAAACAGAGAGTGTCTTATTTTTGATCCAGGTGCAGAAGGAGAAAAGCTGATCAGTCTGATCAACGCTCGAAAATATACTCCCTTGGCAATATTATTAACCCACGCTCATTTTGATCATATCGGTGCTGTTGATGCCCTACGTGACCATTATTCGATTCCGGTATATCTACATAAAAAAGAAGAAAAATGGTTAGGGGATTCATCTTTGAATGGATCACAATTTTTTATGATGGGAAATGAGGTCAAGATCAATCCAGCAAATGTTTTCATTTCAGAGGAACATTCTCTCGAGATAGGTACTTTCCAGCTTAATATAATGCGAACGCCAGGACATTCCCCAGGAAGTATTTCTTTCTACAGCAAGGCTGAAGAAGCGGTGATTTCGGGCGATGCACTCTTTCAGGGGGGAATCGGAAGAACGGATCTACCAGGTGGAAATCATGATGTATTACTTAAGTCCATACATAGTCAGTTACTACAACTTCCTGAAGATACGCTCGTTTTATCTGGGCATGGTCCTGAAACAACGATTAGGGACGAAATGGACAGTAATCCCTTTTTGAATGGTTTTTAA
- a CDS encoding DUF2759 domain-containing protein, translated as MGFAIITALVTVLALFSSISALKNKNLLGIVFGIGTLGVFGWFTIATLYFQAFPAVAH; from the coding sequence ATGGGTTTCGCTATTATAACAGCCTTAGTAACTGTACTAGCATTATTCTCTAGTATTTCTGCACTAAAAAACAAAAATCTTTTAGGTATTGTTTTCGGAATTGGTACTTTAGGTGTATTTGGATGGTTTACCATTGCTACATTATATTTCCAAGCTTTCCCTGCAGTCGCACATTAA
- a CDS encoding MTH1187 family thiamine-binding protein, with the protein MAIVDVTIIPIGTETPSVSSYVAKIQQILEGFEKEGLISFQLTPMSTLIEGNLPVLFEVIQRIHDAPFQQGIQRVATNIRIDDRRDQSRNMADKLESVQKKLT; encoded by the coding sequence ATGGCAATAGTAGACGTAACGATAATACCAATAGGAACGGAAACACCAAGTGTTAGCAGCTATGTAGCAAAAATTCAACAGATCCTAGAAGGCTTTGAAAAGGAAGGGCTTATTTCATTTCAATTAACTCCCATGAGTACATTAATTGAAGGGAACCTACCTGTATTATTTGAGGTCATACAGAGAATCCATGATGCTCCTTTTCAACAAGGAATTCAACGCGTGGCAACCAATATAAGAATTGATGATCGAAGAGATCAATCGCGTAATATGGCGGACAAACTCGAATCGGTTCAAAAGAAATTAACATAA